A portion of the Leptospira noumeaensis genome contains these proteins:
- a CDS encoding DUF423 domain-containing protein, translating into MNLVKKQSSAVLILVICLFGFLAVAIGAFGAHGLKKIIAPELMVIFETGNRYHFYHTLAALISFLLLQESLQSDSPNKSKTFLRVATWAFLLGILIFSFSLYALAITGIRILGAITPIGGVSFLVGWICLGLGSFYLFVPKK; encoded by the coding sequence ATGAATCTTGTCAAGAAGCAATCCTCCGCGGTTTTAATCTTAGTCATTTGCCTTTTCGGTTTTTTAGCTGTTGCCATCGGTGCCTTCGGTGCACACGGACTTAAAAAAATAATAGCTCCAGAGCTTATGGTGATTTTTGAAACGGGAAATCGTTACCATTTTTATCATACACTGGCTGCACTCATTTCATTTTTATTGTTACAAGAATCACTCCAATCGGATTCACCAAATAAAAGTAAAACATTCTTAAGAGTAGCAACTTGGGCATTTCTATTAGGAATTCTGATTTTTTCTTTTAGTTTGTATGCCTTAGCAATCACAGGGATTCGAATTTTAGGAGCCATCACTCCTATTGGAGGAGTGAGTTTTTTAGTAGGTTGGATTTGTTTAGGATTAGGATCTTTTTATCTCTTTGTTCCAAAGAAATAG
- a CDS encoding phosphotransferase family protein has translation MEIKELQEKVELHLSTVWKDEVKVSQIHHLSGGACQDNYSLDLVSKSGKQSLVLRTDKGASLLSSLSKRDEFKVAELVYKAGVKTPTPVFLEETPEVIGSPFFLMEKIGGKATGRYITKDKELDSYRKTKMVTDLAENLAKLHTVKPASVSDEELKQKLKIVTKDNYASIAISDLRQSLDELPEAHPAIELCLHWLESNAPSIDEIVLVHGDFRTGNFMMNAEGLQGILDYEFAHFGDRHEDIAWLCMRDWRFGRLNKEVGGFGDRKDFYAAYQKTSGIPVDPFKVTFWEIMGNVRWAIGSAQQTERHLSGKDKGIELAAIGRRTAEMEWEAMRLIEEINNAI, from the coding sequence ATGGAGATCAAAGAACTACAGGAAAAAGTAGAACTCCACTTATCGACGGTTTGGAAAGATGAAGTTAAAGTCTCGCAAATCCATCACCTCAGTGGAGGGGCTTGCCAAGATAATTATTCATTGGACTTGGTTTCCAAATCCGGTAAACAATCGTTAGTTCTAAGAACTGACAAAGGTGCCAGTTTACTTTCTTCTTTGTCCAAACGAGATGAATTCAAAGTAGCAGAACTTGTCTACAAAGCCGGTGTCAAAACTCCCACTCCTGTATTTCTGGAAGAAACTCCCGAGGTCATTGGTTCCCCTTTTTTTCTTATGGAAAAAATTGGAGGCAAAGCCACTGGCCGTTACATTACCAAAGATAAAGAACTAGATTCCTATCGTAAAACAAAGATGGTAACTGATCTGGCAGAAAACTTAGCCAAACTCCATACAGTCAAACCTGCATCTGTTTCCGATGAAGAACTAAAACAAAAACTAAAAATTGTTACAAAAGACAATTATGCATCCATTGCTATTTCTGATCTAAGACAATCGTTAGACGAACTTCCGGAAGCACATCCGGCCATTGAATTATGTTTACATTGGTTGGAATCCAATGCTCCTTCAATTGATGAAATTGTTTTGGTTCATGGAGATTTTCGTACGGGAAATTTTATGATGAATGCCGAAGGACTCCAAGGAATATTAGATTATGAATTTGCTCACTTTGGTGATCGTCATGAAGATATTGCTTGGTTGTGTATGCGTGATTGGAGGTTTGGTCGCCTAAACAAAGAAGTCGGTGGTTTTGGTGATCGCAAAGATTTTTATGCAGCTTACCAAAAAACTTCCGGTATTCCAGTCGATCCTTTCAAAGTAACTTTTTGGGAAATTATGGGCAATGTTCGTTGGGCCATTGGAAGTGCCCAACAAACAGAAAGACATCTTTCCGGCAAAGACAAAGGCATTGAACTTGCAGCCATTGGTCGCAGAACGGCAGAGATGGAATGGGAAGCGATGCGACTCATCGAGGAAATTAACAATGCAATATAG
- a CDS encoding beta-class carbonic anhydrase: MSNTLIQQETSKVHKEVIDANEKYASEFGKKGELALPPARSFTILTCMDARLDPAKYAGLAEGDAHVIRNAGGRASDDAIRSLVISYKLLGTKEFFVIHHSDCGMELFTDPIIRNLLSKSLKTATIDSNGWRNVEESGGSDEAKYIPFLTFDHLEQSVIDDVKRIRNHPLIPKDIPVYGYYYDVKTGKLVEVKEATKIGRAS, from the coding sequence ATGTCAAACACACTCATCCAACAAGAAACAAGCAAAGTCCATAAAGAAGTCATCGATGCTAATGAAAAATATGCATCGGAATTTGGGAAAAAAGGCGAACTTGCCCTACCTCCTGCGAGAAGTTTTACCATCCTCACTTGTATGGATGCTAGACTGGATCCGGCCAAATACGCAGGCCTCGCGGAAGGTGATGCCCATGTGATTCGTAATGCCGGTGGTCGCGCAAGTGATGATGCCATTCGTTCCTTAGTCATTTCTTATAAATTATTAGGCACCAAAGAATTTTTTGTGATCCACCACTCCGACTGCGGTATGGAATTATTCACAGATCCAATCATTCGTAACCTCCTTTCCAAAAGTTTAAAAACGGCAACGATTGATTCCAATGGTTGGCGAAACGTAGAAGAATCAGGTGGCTCGGACGAAGCGAAGTACATTCCATTTCTAACTTTTGATCATTTGGAACAAAGTGTCATCGATGATGTCAAAAGAATCCGTAACCATCCTTTGATTCCCAAAGACATCCCTGTCTATGGATACTATTATGATGTTAAAACGGGTAAACTGGTAGAAGTCAAAGAAGCAACCAAGATCGGAAGGGCTTCTTAA
- a CDS encoding acyl-CoA dehydrogenase family protein translates to MDFEISQEVETLRKNIQNFITNEIIPLEKHYDYEKGRMPEDINQQARAKVKAAGFWTPHLPKSEGGLGLDLIGTCIIFSELGRSPIAPYIFNCDAPDEGNMHLLSLAATEKQKKLILHPLIKGELRTGFAMTEPAPGAGSDPTTLQTNAEKQGDKYILNGRKWYCTGANGSKYLIVMAKVNGSFRKTTMFLVPTDAKGYTMVREIELMGSHGPGGHCELNFENVEVPEDMILGRIGEGFRLSQERLGPARLTHCMRWTGMARRALSIARSYAKERQVFSSRIADHQGIQWMFAERATEIEMAFLLTLKAAWLLKTGKDARQETSMAKWKVSESLCNTIDMAIQICGGKGYSRDLPLELFYRDARAARIADGPSEVHKMVIGRNYVSEKWDF, encoded by the coding sequence ATGGACTTTGAAATTTCCCAAGAAGTGGAAACACTTCGCAAAAACATCCAAAACTTCATCACAAATGAAATCATTCCTCTGGAAAAACATTATGACTATGAAAAAGGTCGAATGCCAGAAGACATCAACCAACAAGCGCGCGCTAAAGTAAAGGCCGCAGGTTTTTGGACACCTCATCTTCCTAAATCAGAAGGTGGATTGGGTTTAGATTTAATAGGCACTTGTATTATTTTTAGTGAACTGGGTCGTTCACCGATAGCTCCTTATATATTTAATTGTGATGCTCCCGATGAAGGGAATATGCATTTGCTTTCTTTGGCCGCCACGGAAAAACAAAAAAAACTCATCCTCCATCCACTCATCAAAGGTGAATTACGAACTGGTTTTGCTATGACAGAACCGGCGCCTGGTGCCGGCTCCGATCCCACCACCTTACAAACCAATGCTGAAAAACAAGGGGATAAATACATCCTCAATGGTCGCAAATGGTACTGCACAGGAGCCAATGGGTCTAAGTATTTGATTGTGATGGCAAAGGTGAATGGAAGTTTCCGCAAAACCACAATGTTCCTTGTCCCAACCGATGCGAAAGGATACACTATGGTTCGGGAAATTGAACTGATGGGTTCCCATGGGCCGGGTGGACACTGCGAACTTAATTTTGAAAACGTAGAAGTTCCCGAAGATATGATCCTTGGCCGTATTGGAGAGGGTTTCCGATTATCCCAAGAGAGGCTTGGTCCTGCTCGTTTGACTCATTGTATGCGTTGGACGGGAATGGCCAGAAGGGCTCTTTCGATTGCACGAAGTTATGCGAAAGAAAGACAAGTCTTTAGTTCAAGAATTGCCGACCACCAAGGAATCCAATGGATGTTTGCGGAACGTGCCACAGAAATTGAAATGGCTTTCCTTCTCACATTAAAAGCGGCTTGGTTGTTAAAAACCGGAAAGGATGCTCGCCAAGAAACTTCTATGGCAAAATGGAAAGTCAGCGAATCTCTCTGTAACACGATTGATATGGCAATTCAAATTTGTGGGGGTAAAGGTTATTCCAGAGATCTTCCGTTAGAATTGTTTTACAGGGATGCAAGGGCGGCAAGGATTGCAGACGGCCCCTCGGAAGTTCACAAAATGGTGATTGGTAGAAATTACGTTTCTGAGAAGTGGGACTTTTAG
- a CDS encoding CPBP family intramembrane glutamic endopeptidase, which translates to MQNRFFEIFRLTAYSLGLVYVCSFFYSVIFLAFVNNSVLGDRIPEDQLLPLYEEYWEGKMDFSTMLTEYEKIVTPIKEQFQKEITENPSLLLSQFYDKVFSEKPHYLLGHSIPWFLCYVGLGYLLYKKVLQIPVTNLQDELSVPILLRGIANGFLCFIVVVLFGLALERLSVPVESGVFAKKLYEAIHGNAYLLAWGIYVVGIITGILEEIFFRGFLLKAFIDKGLAQEGLFIVSLLFGWLHYGEGTSIAIPFIICGVGMFFGYIYIKTGNIWIAMACHATYNSLGLINAYLQLPGVQS; encoded by the coding sequence ATGCAGAATCGTTTTTTTGAGATCTTTCGGCTTACAGCCTATTCTTTAGGTCTCGTATATGTTTGTTCCTTCTTCTATTCCGTTATTTTTTTAGCCTTCGTCAACAATTCGGTGCTTGGTGATCGAATCCCCGAAGACCAACTTCTCCCCCTCTATGAAGAGTATTGGGAAGGTAAAATGGACTTCTCCACGATGCTTACCGAATACGAAAAAATTGTGACACCAATCAAGGAACAATTTCAAAAAGAAATTACTGAAAATCCGAGTTTATTACTCTCACAATTTTACGATAAGGTATTTTCTGAAAAACCCCATTACCTACTCGGGCATTCCATTCCATGGTTTTTATGTTATGTGGGATTAGGTTATTTGCTTTATAAAAAAGTATTACAAATTCCTGTCACAAACCTACAAGATGAACTATCCGTACCTATTTTACTTCGCGGGATTGCCAACGGGTTTTTATGTTTTATTGTAGTGGTCTTATTTGGACTAGCATTGGAGAGGCTTTCTGTTCCAGTAGAGTCAGGAGTTTTTGCTAAAAAACTATATGAAGCCATTCATGGAAATGCATACCTACTTGCATGGGGAATTTATGTTGTAGGAATCATCACAGGAATTTTGGAAGAAATTTTCTTTAGAGGCTTTTTATTAAAGGCCTTTATCGATAAGGGTCTTGCTCAAGAAGGTTTGTTCATCGTTTCTCTCCTTTTTGGATGGTTGCATTACGGCGAAGGAACATCCATTGCCATTCCATTTATTATTTGTGGTGTGGGTATGTTTTTTGGATATATTTATATCAAAACAGGAAATATCTGGATCGCTATGGCTTGTCATGCCACATATAACTCGTTAGGTTTAATCAACGCTTACCTTCAACTTCCTGGAGTCCAGTCATGA
- a CDS encoding aldo/keto reductase, translating to MKKRRLGKTGMVVSEICMGTMTFGSSCNEDEAFRILDRAYDAGIDFYDTAEIYPVPPQKSWVHRTEEIFGKWLKTKPRDGIILATKVAGPGHGWFSPPLREGKTALDKYHIRRAIEGSLQRLGVETIDLYQTHWPDHDMPYDETMEALTELKEEGKIRYAGCSNETSFGLMKSLWTSDKYNLIRYDSIQNNFSILNRRFEDELAQVCRKEGVSLLPYSPLAGGVLTGKYNGSVPPEGSRFVRYMAEGERQKRMASRFLNENTLASTAELMKIAEKYGMSSTVLSVAWSKQHDYVASTIIGANTVAQLEESLKATDVVLSEEILSEINLVSKKIQYPMG from the coding sequence ATGAAAAAACGAAGACTTGGAAAAACAGGAATGGTGGTATCCGAAATTTGTATGGGTACCATGACATTTGGCTCCTCGTGTAACGAAGATGAGGCGTTCCGTATTTTAGATCGTGCTTACGATGCCGGAATCGATTTTTATGATACTGCGGAGATTTATCCTGTTCCTCCTCAAAAATCTTGGGTTCACAGAACGGAAGAAATTTTTGGTAAGTGGCTCAAAACAAAACCTCGTGATGGAATCATTCTCGCAACAAAGGTGGCGGGTCCTGGCCACGGTTGGTTTAGTCCCCCACTCCGCGAAGGAAAAACTGCATTAGACAAATACCATATCCGCCGTGCGATTGAAGGTTCCTTACAGAGATTAGGTGTAGAGACCATTGATTTGTATCAAACCCATTGGCCAGACCATGACATGCCCTATGATGAAACAATGGAAGCACTGACTGAGCTGAAAGAAGAAGGAAAAATTCGTTATGCCGGTTGTTCGAATGAAACTTCTTTTGGGCTAATGAAAAGCCTTTGGACTTCAGACAAATACAATCTGATTCGGTATGATTCCATTCAGAATAATTTTTCAATTCTGAATCGTCGTTTCGAAGATGAGTTAGCGCAAGTTTGTCGAAAAGAAGGTGTATCTTTATTACCTTACTCACCACTTGCTGGTGGAGTCCTCACAGGAAAATACAACGGATCTGTTCCTCCAGAAGGTTCTAGATTTGTTCGTTATATGGCCGAGGGCGAGAGACAAAAACGAATGGCCAGCCGATTCCTAAATGAAAACACTTTGGCGTCGACTGCAGAACTAATGAAAATTGCGGAAAAATATGGAATGAGTTCTACCGTTCTTTCTGTTGCTTGGAGCAAACAACATGACTATGTTGCGTCCACTATCATCGGGGCCAATACGGTAGCTCAACTTGAAGAATCTTTAAAAGCAACAGATGTCGTTTTGTCTGAGGAAATTCTATCGGAAATCAATCTTGTTTCTAAGAAGATCCAATACCCAATGGGTTAA
- a CDS encoding LysM peptidoglycan-binding domain-containing M23 family metallopeptidase produces MSKTVDFPKWALFLSTLCVFSSLAANPITLANLEYSNPSLKNLRSEIKENLRISKSGVKREELIPLKYYQYKVKKEDNFFKIMARTGMDLETLSSVNELSSPHDLSPGMVLEIPNMRGTFHPEEGNSDEKTKLKLAEKYDVDSNKLQFDPERGKWFLPGISMGKSEKSFFYGFGFQFPLTEARISSGFGKRLDPFTKKETFHGGIDLAAEQGSDVFASMDGEVVFKGKQGGYGNLIILKHSLGYETRYGHLFDFSINVGQKVKKGQKIGEVGQTGRATGSHLHFEIRRNSKRERPIFRSH; encoded by the coding sequence ATGTCTAAAACCGTAGATTTTCCAAAATGGGCCCTGTTTCTAAGCACACTCTGTGTTTTTTCCTCTCTTGCCGCAAATCCCATCACTCTCGCAAATTTGGAATATTCCAACCCTTCCTTAAAAAATCTTCGTTCGGAAATCAAAGAAAACTTAAGGATTTCCAAATCTGGTGTGAAACGAGAAGAACTCATCCCTTTGAAATACTATCAATACAAGGTAAAAAAAGAAGATAATTTTTTCAAAATCATGGCACGCACAGGAATGGATTTGGAAACACTTTCCTCTGTGAATGAATTAAGTTCTCCTCATGATTTATCACCTGGTATGGTTTTAGAAATTCCCAATATGCGCGGAACCTTTCATCCTGAAGAAGGAAACAGTGATGAAAAAACCAAATTAAAGTTAGCCGAAAAATATGATGTTGATTCCAACAAATTACAATTTGATCCAGAAAGAGGAAAATGGTTTTTACCCGGGATTTCAATGGGGAAATCTGAAAAATCTTTTTTTTATGGATTTGGATTTCAGTTTCCACTTACGGAAGCACGTATCTCTTCAGGTTTTGGAAAACGACTAGATCCATTTACAAAAAAAGAAACATTTCATGGTGGGATCGATTTGGCCGCCGAACAAGGATCAGATGTATTTGCCTCTATGGATGGTGAAGTTGTTTTCAAAGGCAAACAAGGTGGTTATGGAAATTTAATCATCTTAAAACATAGTTTGGGTTATGAAACTCGTTATGGACATCTTTTTGATTTTAGTATAAACGTTGGTCAGAAAGTAAAAAAGGGACAAAAAATTGGGGAAGTAGGACAAACAGGTAGAGCGACCGGTTCACATTTGCATTTTGAAATTAGAAGAAATTCAAAACGTGAAAGACCTATTTTTCGATCTCACTAA
- a CDS encoding alkene reductase, translating to MKSLFSEAKLGNLTLKNKVVMAPMTRARSLGNVPGDIVATYYEQRAEAGLIVTEGTSPSPNGLGYARIPGIFSEEQTAAWKKVTDKVHAKGSKIFVQLMHTGRIGHELNLPKGAKVVGPSAILAKGQLWTDADGMKDHSIPHELSKQELQSTKEEFVNAAKNAIKAGFDGIELHAANGYLLEQFLHPSSNQRTDEYGGSIENRIRFVVEVATAVSEAIGKDKTAIRLSPYGAYNDLLPFPETHEEYSLLAEKLNQLGIVYIHLVDHSSMGAPTVEPETVANIRKSFKGTLILSGGYDAERAEKDLSSGHADLVAFGKPFLANPDLVTRFQKNISLASFDQTTLYTPGEKGYTDYALAN from the coding sequence ATGAAATCATTATTTTCAGAAGCGAAATTAGGAAACTTGACCTTAAAAAATAAAGTGGTAATGGCCCCTATGACCCGTGCCCGTTCCCTTGGAAATGTCCCAGGTGATATTGTTGCCACTTACTACGAACAAAGAGCCGAAGCCGGACTCATAGTCACAGAAGGAACATCTCCATCACCGAATGGTCTTGGTTATGCGAGAATCCCTGGAATATTTTCTGAAGAACAAACTGCAGCTTGGAAAAAAGTAACAGACAAAGTCCATGCGAAGGGAAGTAAAATTTTTGTCCAATTGATGCATACAGGTCGCATTGGTCATGAACTCAATTTACCAAAAGGTGCAAAAGTGGTTGGGCCATCTGCAATCCTTGCGAAAGGCCAACTGTGGACTGATGCCGATGGAATGAAAGATCATTCCATTCCCCATGAATTATCCAAACAAGAATTACAATCTACCAAAGAAGAATTTGTTAATGCAGCAAAAAATGCAATCAAAGCCGGATTTGACGGTATTGAATTACATGCTGCTAACGGATATTTGTTGGAGCAGTTTTTACACCCATCTTCAAACCAACGTACCGATGAATATGGTGGATCGATTGAAAATCGAATTCGATTTGTTGTCGAAGTGGCAACTGCTGTAAGCGAAGCCATTGGAAAAGATAAAACAGCAATTCGTTTATCACCTTACGGTGCTTATAATGATCTTTTACCGTTCCCAGAAACTCATGAAGAATATTCATTGTTAGCTGAAAAACTAAATCAATTAGGAATTGTATACATCCATTTAGTTGACCATTCTTCCATGGGTGCTCCAACGGTAGAACCAGAAACGGTTGCAAACATTCGAAAATCCTTCAAGGGAACATTGATTCTAAGTGGTGGTTATGACGCAGAACGCGCAGAAAAAGATCTTTCCTCTGGCCATGCTGACCTAGTTGCTTTTGGCAAACCATTTCTTGCCAATCCTGACTTAGTCACAAGATTCCAAAAGAATATCAGCTTAGCTTCATTTGACCAAACCACTCTGTATACACCCGGTGAAAAAGGGTATACGGATTACGCTCTGGCAAACTAA
- a CDS encoding histidine phosphatase family protein, which produces MSLLYLVRHGQADRLGKNYDQLTEHGWKQARLLGEYFKNQRIEFDSVYTGTLNRQKQTAQGIIESFSKDQFCIPEPGVNSAWDEFDSKMWLGLAAKIRHANDNFAKLYESYKKAWEEGKEETRDYFQELIQIVLNDWVHGVWDPVEPYTFQEYVEKVSFGPKEIPKDVKSTLVVSSSTPIAIMMGLSCKMQPVEFPVFMKSITNSSLSIFRREKDHWEPVSWNNTPHLQNPDLVTLV; this is translated from the coding sequence ATGTCTCTATTGTATCTGGTGCGCCACGGACAGGCAGATCGTCTGGGAAAAAACTACGACCAACTCACAGAACATGGTTGGAAACAAGCCAGGTTACTCGGCGAATATTTCAAAAACCAAAGAATCGAATTTGATTCCGTATATACGGGAACACTCAATCGTCAAAAACAAACCGCACAAGGAATCATCGAAAGTTTTTCAAAGGATCAGTTTTGTATTCCGGAACCAGGGGTAAATTCAGCCTGGGACGAATTTGATTCCAAAATGTGGCTCGGTCTTGCAGCTAAGATTCGTCATGCGAATGATAACTTTGCCAAATTATATGAATCTTATAAAAAAGCCTGGGAAGAAGGAAAAGAGGAAACGAGAGATTATTTCCAGGAACTCATCCAAATTGTTTTGAATGATTGGGTTCATGGAGTTTGGGATCCTGTAGAACCCTATACTTTTCAAGAATACGTGGAAAAAGTTTCTTTTGGACCAAAGGAAATTCCAAAAGATGTAAAAAGTACACTTGTTGTTTCTTCGAGTACACCCATTGCGATTATGATGGGTCTATCTTGTAAAATGCAACCGGTTGAGTTCCCGGTCTTTATGAAATCGATTACCAATTCTTCCCTCAGTATTTTTAGAAGAGAAAAAGATCATTGGGAACCTGTAAGTTGGAACAACACACCTCATTTACAAAATCCTGATTTGGTTACCTTAGTATAA
- a CDS encoding carboxypeptidase M32 — protein sequence MALPQALENYRKQYRKIKLFQDVASVLHWDSEVMMPEEGREYRSAQIAAVAELTHDWMTDPSFLKQIQSAKESIGELPESERSLWNRELEVLMEEKEKADKLPSEFVSEFAKVTNLAHAEWAEAKKAKNFQAFAKRLEELVQLSKKQADYFGYTTEPYDALLDSYEKGAKANQIQSLFSDLKKSLVPIVATAPKFKNPFPGPISIDKQTKFCNRLPSLLGLTTKESRLDTSNHPFSTSLGKGDKRITTRYSETDPLSSIFGVLHETGHSLYESGLSAMSNWPTPITEFLSLGIHESQSRLWENQVGRSLPFWEFVYPILLSDFGLTDKELPFKELYQYINSTEKTKVRVEADQVTYNLHIILRFEIERDLINGKIQVKDLPEIWNTKMKESFGLTIDNDAEGVLQDIHWSMGAFGYFPTYTLGNIFSSQFFKKFTDEFPDSHNKFSTKGDFSDLLGWLRKNIHSKGKIYDVDTLMNQTTGESADSKYLISYLNGKIKEVT from the coding sequence ATGGCTCTGCCCCAAGCACTCGAAAATTACCGAAAACAATATCGTAAAATCAAATTATTCCAAGATGTAGCATCTGTTCTCCATTGGGATTCCGAAGTGATGATGCCGGAAGAGGGTCGTGAATACCGATCGGCCCAAATTGCCGCTGTGGCAGAACTCACCCACGATTGGATGACCGACCCATCTTTTTTAAAACAAATCCAATCCGCAAAAGAATCGATAGGCGAACTTCCTGAATCAGAACGATCACTTTGGAATCGAGAGTTGGAAGTTCTGATGGAAGAAAAGGAGAAGGCTGACAAATTACCTTCAGAGTTTGTATCCGAATTTGCAAAAGTAACCAACCTCGCACATGCGGAATGGGCAGAGGCAAAAAAAGCAAAAAATTTCCAAGCCTTTGCAAAACGATTAGAAGAACTTGTGCAATTATCTAAAAAACAAGCAGATTACTTTGGTTATACGACAGAACCTTATGATGCACTGCTCGATAGTTATGAAAAAGGTGCCAAAGCAAACCAAATACAATCTTTGTTTTCAGATTTAAAGAAGTCTTTGGTTCCCATTGTCGCCACGGCACCCAAATTCAAAAATCCATTTCCCGGGCCAATCTCCATAGACAAACAAACTAAATTTTGTAATCGTTTGCCATCACTCCTCGGGCTTACAACAAAAGAATCGAGATTGGATACAAGTAACCATCCATTTTCAACAAGTCTGGGAAAGGGTGATAAACGAATCACAACTAGATATTCAGAAACAGATCCACTTTCTTCCATCTTTGGTGTGTTACATGAAACAGGCCATTCTCTTTATGAATCTGGATTGTCAGCTATGTCAAATTGGCCCACACCCATTACAGAATTTTTAAGTTTAGGAATCCATGAATCTCAAAGTCGATTGTGGGAAAATCAGGTGGGCCGTTCCTTACCATTTTGGGAATTTGTTTATCCTATTTTGTTATCTGATTTTGGACTGACAGACAAGGAACTTCCTTTCAAAGAATTATATCAATACATCAACAGTACTGAAAAAACTAAGGTAAGAGTGGAAGCTGACCAGGTTACTTACAACCTTCATATTATCTTACGATTTGAAATCGAAAGGGACCTCATCAATGGAAAAATTCAGGTAAAGGACTTACCGGAAATTTGGAATACGAAGATGAAAGAAAGTTTTGGACTTACCATTGATAATGATGCAGAAGGTGTTTTACAAGACATTCACTGGTCCATGGGAGCTTTTGGATATTTTCCAACCTATACCTTGGGCAATATTTTCAGTTCACAATTTTTTAAAAAATTTACAGATGAATTTCCCGATTCGCATAACAAATTTTCTACGAAAGGTGATTTTTCAGACCTACTGGGTTGGCTTCGTAAAAACATTCATTCAAAAGGAAAAATCTACGATGTAGATACCTTAATGAACCAAACTACTGGTGAATCGGCCGATTCAAAATATTTGATTTCCTATTTGAACGGAAAAATCAAAGAAGTAACATAG